A single window of Xiphophorus hellerii strain 12219 chromosome 12, Xiphophorus_hellerii-4.1, whole genome shotgun sequence DNA harbors:
- the naa35 gene encoding N-alpha-acetyltransferase 35, NatC auxiliary subunit: MFQTLQRSKELKNKLLLVTMVMKSAVEDDDTGWVLGIPEKMTNNANWVDITHEFKGACKELNLGELLHDKLFGLFEAMSAIEMMDPKMDAGMIGNQVNRKVLNFEQAIKEGAIKVKELSLPELIGIIDTCFCCLITWLEGHSLAQTVFTCLYVHNPDLIEEPALKAFALGLLKVCDIAREKVNKAAVFEEEDFQAMTYGFKMANNVTDLRVTGMLKDVEDELQRKVKSTRSRQGEQRNPEVELEHQQCLALFNRIKFTRLLLTALIAFTKKETSSVSEAQKLVAQAADLLPPIHSSIQYGIQSQNDTTKGDHPIMMGFEPLVNQRLLPPTFPRYAKIIKREDMVAYFSKLIERVKTVCDVVNTTNLHGILDFFCEFSEQSPCVLSRSLLQTTFLIDNKKVFGTHLMQDMIKDALRYFVSPPVLSYKCCLFNNHQAKDYIDSFVTHCSRPFCNLIQIHGHNRARQRDKLGHILEEFATLQDEAEKVDAALHSLLMKLEPQRQHLACLGTWILYHNLRIMIQYLLSGFELELYSMHEYYYIYWYLSEFLYAWLMSTLSRADSSQMAEERILEEQLKGRSSKKTKKKKKVRPLGKEITMSQAYQNMCAGMYKTMVALDMDGKVRKPQFELDSEQVRYEHRFAPFNSVVTPPPVHYIQFKEMSDLKKYNPPPGSADLYLAASKHFQQAKLILESVPNPDAEVNRILKVAKPNIVVMKLLAGGHKKETKVLPEFDFSAHKYFPIVKII; the protein is encoded by the exons ATGTTCCAGACTTTACAGCGTTCGAAGGAATTAAAAAACAAG TTATTATTGGTTACCATGGTGATGAAGTCAGCAGTTGAAGATGATGATACTGGCTGGGTGCTGGGCATACCAGAAAAGATGACGAACAACGCCAATTGGGTTGATATCACTCATGAGTTCAAGGGTGCCTGCaaag AGTTGAACCTCGGAGAACTGCTTCACGATAAACT GTTTGGCTTGTTTGAGGCCATGTCTGCTATCGAAATGATGGATCCTAAGATGGATGCAGGAATGATCGGAAACCAGGTCAACAGGAAAGTGCTTAATTTTGAACAAGCAATTAAG GAGGGTGCCATCAAGGTGAAAGAGCTCAGTCTTCCTGAGCTCATTGGGATCATTGACACTTGTTTCTGCTGTCTG ATAACATGGCTGGAGGGTCACTCGTTGGCACAGACCGTCTTCACCTGCCTGTACGTACATAACCCCGACCTCATTGAGGAGCCAGCACTCAAGGCCTTTGCCCTGGGTTTACTAAAAGTGTGTGACATCGCGCGAGAAAAAGTCAACAAGGCAGCTGTGTTTGAAGAG GAGGATTTCCAGGCAATGACTTATGGGTTCAAGATGGCCAATAACGTCACAGACCTGCGGGTGACAG GCATGCTCAAAGACGTGGAAGACGAGTTACAGAGGAAAGTCAAG AGCACACGCAGCCGGCAAGGCGAGCAGAGAAACCCAGAAGTTGAGCTGGAA CACCAGCAGTGTCTGGCACTTTTCAACAGAATCAAGTTTACACGCCTGCTGCTGACTGCTCTGATTGCCTTTACCAAGAAAGAG ACCAGCTCAGTGAGTGAGGCCCAGAAGCTTGTAGCTCAGGCAGCTGACCTGCTGCCACCCATTCATTCCAGCATCCAGTATGGCATCCAATCCCAAAATGACACCACAAAAGGAG ACCACCCCATTATGATGGGCTTTGAGCCTCTAGTGAACCAACGACTGCTGCCACCTACCTTTCCTCGCTACGCCAAGATCATCAAGAGGGAGGACATGGTGGCTtacttcagcaagctcatagaACGCGTCAAGACGGTTTGTGATGTGGTCAACACCACAAACCTACACGGCATTCTG GACTTCTTTTGTGAATTCAGTGAGCAGTCACCCTGTGTGCTCTCCAGATCTCTTCTCCAG ACGACGTTCCTGATAGACAATAAGAAAGTGTTCGGCACTCACCTGATGCAGGATATGATTAAAGATGCCCTGAGATACTTTGTTAGCCCACCAGTCCTCTCCTACAA ATGTTGTCTCTTCAACAACCACCAGGCCAAGGACTACATCGACTCCTTTGTTACTCACTGCTCCAGG CCTTTCTGCAACCTCATCCAGATCCACGGACACAACCGAGCTCGGCAGAGAGACAAACTGGGCCATATTCTTGAAGAGTTTGCTACGCTACAGGATGAG GCTGAGAAGGTGGATGCAGCACTGCACAGCTTACTGATGAAATTGGAGCCTCAACGGCAACATTTGGCCTGTCTGGGCACCTGGATCCTCTATCATAACCTGAGGATCATGATCCAGTATCTCTTGAGTGGTTTTGAACTGGAGCTTTACAGCATGCATGAATACTATTACATCTACTG GTACTTGTCAGAGTTCCTCTATGCATGGCTGATGTCGACACTAAGCAGAGCTGACTCCTCTCAGATGGCAGAAGAGCGGATTCTGGAGGAACAGCTGAAAGGACGGAGCAGCAAAaagaccaagaagaagaagaaag TTCGCCCTCTTGGCAAAGAGATCACCATGAGTCAAGCGTACCAGAATATGTGTGCTGGCATGTACAAG ACCATGGTAGCTTTGGATATGGACGGAAAGGTGCGAAAGCCCCAGTTTGAGCTGGACAGCGAACAAGTCCGCTACGAGCATCGCTTTGCTCCCTTCAACAGTGTAGTTACTCCCCCGCCTGTGCACTACATCCAGTTTAAG GAAATGTCGGATCTGAAGAAGTACAATCCTCCCCCAGGTTCTGCAGACCTCTACCTGGCTGCCAGCAAACACTTCCAGCAGGCCAAGCTCATCCTAGAAAGTGTGCCCAACCCAGACGCTGAG GTAAACCGCATACTGAAGGTGGCCAAGCCCAACATAGTAGTGATGAAGCTTCTAGCCGGGGGCCACAAGAAGGAAACCAAG GTGCTGCCAGAGTTTGACTTCTCCGCTCACAAATATTTCCCTATTGTCAAGATAATTTGA